The region GGACCTGCGCGGGTTCACGGCGTTCGCGGAGCGCGCGGATCCCGAGGAGGTGCTTGGCGTCCTGCGGCAGTACCACTCGACCGTCGGGCGCTTGGCCGTCGCCACCGGTGGCACCGTCGAGCATTTCGCGGGCGACGGTCTCATGATCTTCTTCAACGACCCGACACCGATCGCCGACCACCAGCTCGCGGCGGTTCGAACAGGATGCAAGATGCGCGATCAGTTCGCCGCCCTCGCAGCCGACTGGCGCAAGCGCGGCTACGAGCTTGGCCTTGGGATCGGGATCGCCACGGGCTACGCCACCGTCGGTCGGATCGGCTTCGAGGGCCGTTACGACTACGCCGCGATCGGGACGTCCGTCATCCTCGCCTCGCGGCTCTCGTCGGCCGCCAAGGCCGCCGAGATCCTGATCAGCCAGCGAGTCATGGCGACCGTTGAGAACTGGGTCGAGGCCGATGCCGTCGCCGACCTCGAGCTCAAGGGCTTCAGCACGGCCATCGCTGCGTACGCCGTTCGATCCTGCCGCGCGCGGCCGGCGTGAATGGCCCAGGCGGTTGTCGAGCTCGAGAACGGGGTCGATGGGCCCGCTCCGCGCGAGGTTCGGGACGCCAGGCTAGGGTGCAGGCGCGATGTTCCCTTCGAGGAGCTCCTTCAGGCCGGTCCAGATTCGCAGCTCCTGCCGCCGACCCATCCGCGCCACCAGCGGGCCCATCAGCTTGAGCATCCCGTGCGGCTCGATCTCTCCCGACCACGCCATTCGGGTGCCCTCCGAAACGGGCTCGAAGGTCAGGGTGTAGGCGATGTCCATGGAGGGCATCGTGGTCTTCGACGCGAGCAGCCGGGGTCGCTCGTACTTCTTGAACTCGATGACCATCGAGACGGGCCGGCCGCCGCTCACGACCTCCGCCCGGTACTGCGTGCCCACGCCGATGGGTCCCTCCGAGATCTTCTCGGCGAGGCGCATCTGCGCGTTGTACGTCGGCTCGTTGCACTCGTCGGCGACGAAGTCGAAGACCTCCGCGACGGCG is a window of Vicinamibacterales bacterium DNA encoding:
- a CDS encoding SRPBCC family protein; its protein translation is AVAEVFDFVADECNEPTYNAQMRLAEKISEGPIGVGTQYRAEVVSGGRPVSMVIEFKKYERPRLLASKTTMPSMDIAYTLTFEPVSEGTRMAWSGEIEPHGMLKLMGPLVARMGRRQELRIWTGLKELLEGNIAPAP